The following coding sequences are from one Macaca nemestrina isolate mMacNem1 chromosome 1, mMacNem.hap1, whole genome shotgun sequence window:
- the LOC105498132 gene encoding LOW QUALITY PROTEIN: olfactory receptor 6K2 (The sequence of the model RefSeq protein was modified relative to this genomic sequence to represent the inferred CDS: deleted 1 base in 1 codon; substituted 1 base at 1 genomic stop codon), whose protein sequence is MEYGPCPSSLSSFLSPLQGSIQRLASCKCISLSNSRRLLGDLSALEIETLTSNFEMESPNXTTAQEFIFSAFPYSWVKSVVCFVPLLFIYAFIVAGNLVILTVVQLNIHLHNPMYIFISALSFLEIWYTTATIPKMLSSLLSERRSISFNGCLLQMYFFHSTSISEVCLLTAMAFDRYLAICSPLHYPTIMTPKLCTQLTLSCCVCGFITPLPEIVWISTLPFCGSNHLEHIFCDFLPVLRLACTDTRAIVMIQVVDVIHAVEIITAVMLIFMSYIGIVAVILRIRSAGGRRKAFSTCVSHLIVFLLFFGSVALMYLHFSATYSLFWDTAIALAFAVLSPFFNPIIYSLRNKEIKETIKKHIGQAKVFFSIRQGTSSKIF, encoded by the exons ATGGAATATGGACCATGTCCTTCTTCCTTGTCTTCCTTTCTATCCCCATTACAGGGATCTATCCAGAGGCTGGCTTCTTGTAAGTGTATTTCTTTATCTAATAGTAGACGCCTCCTAGGAGACTTGAGTGCACTGGAAATTGAAACTCTCACTTCCAACTTCGAGATGGAGAGCCCCAATTGAACCACCGCTCAGGAGTTTATCTTCTCTGCCTTCCCTTATTCCTGGGTTAAGTCTGTTGTCTGCTTTGTTCCACTGCTTTTCATCTATGCTTTCATTGTTGCTGGAAACCTGGTCATCCTCACAGTGGTCCAGTTGAATATTCACCTCCACAATCCCATGTATATTTTTATCAGTGCTCTTTCTTTCCTGGAGATTTGGTATACCACAGCCACAATTCCAAAGATGCTGTCTAGCCTGCTTAGTGAGAGGAGGAGCATTTCCTTCAATGGTTGTCTCCTACAGATGTATTTCTTCCATTCCACCAGCATCAGTGAAGTGTGTCTCTTGACAGCTATGGCCTTTGACCGCTACCTGGCCATCTGCAGCCCGCTTCATTATCCCACTATCATGACCCCCAAGCTATGTACCCAACTGACTTTAAGTTGCTGTGTTTGTGGCTTTATCACACCCCTTCCTGAAATTGTCTGGATCTCTACACTGCCATTTTGTGGTTCGAATCACCTTGAGCATATCTTCTGTGACTTCCTCCCAGTGCTGCGCCTGGCCTGCACAGACACACGAGCCATTGTCATGATTCAGGTAGTGGATGTCATCCATGCAGTGGAGATTATTACAGCTGTGATGCTCATCTTCATGTCCTACATTGGTATTGTGGCTGTAATTCTACGTATTCGTTCAGCTGGAGGCCGCCGCAAAGCATTTTCCACGTGTGTCTCTCACCTCATagtctttttgctcttttttggcAGTGTGGCTCTCATGTACCTACACTTCTCTGCCACCTACTCCTTGTTCTGGGATACAGCCATTGCTCTGGCCTTTGCAGTTTTGTCTCCCTTCTTCAACCCCATTATCTATAGCCTgaggaataaagaaataaaagaaactataaaaaagcACATAGGTCAAGCTAaggta tttttttccataagaCAAGGGACCTCCAGTAAGATCTTTTAG